The DNA window TAATATCACAGTTTTagtttaaagaaataataatacaattaatttcataatatgcGAAGCTTTAGAATTTGTATCAtctttatttgttctttttgaaattttaaattctctTTAAGcatgtcatttttaattatttgaattttatgataaatatgttttttatataattatataataattaccTTGATATTGTTCTAGCATTATTTAAATGCCAAGCCCAGGCAAGCACGGACTTCTAATAATGGAAAGTTGTACATATTCATctcatttaaaagattttataaaagtaCTAGACGAATTATTATAGAAATAAACGATTAAGacaatattgaagaaaataatttggatgttttttatatattctctcAATAACTTGCGATTGAGTTGCTTGATCACCTCCTTCATTGCTTGACTCGATCGATCCATATTCTTGAATGTATCATAGAATTTAAATAccttgatttttatttccttaacataaattttcaaaatatttttcaagaattttaaaaagatcaaaatatggAAATCTTACccaatttaatttatcaagatTAGAATTTATGAAAAGTTTGTTTTATGGAGTGATGAAACATTAATTGTCAGAAAATCATGGAGAATAATGGCAGTCAAACCAACAAAATCTTCCAAAAATAGATATGATgcttatattatatatgtaaCCCTATCTCACAACCATCAATAACTCAATTCtaactcttgaaaaaaaaaaaaaaaaaaaaacacagcaatgGCTGCCTTTGTTAGGAGTCTAGTGCTTGCCCTCATGGTTTCTAGATTCATCACTATAATGGCATCCGACGACGACCCTTATGACGCAATATGCTCGCCGATATGGGGTTACTTCCCTGACTGTGCTGAGTATTTGGGAGGTTTAAGCCATCACCTGCCGAAAAAATGCTGTCACAGCATCAGAAAGCTCAATGAAATTGCTAAGAAAACCAAAAAGGGACCAAAGGTGGTCTGCTTTTGCATTGAAGCCTTCATGGTTCCTCAAGATTTTCACTTAAAACCTTCACGAATCAAAAAGCTACCAAAGAAGTGCCACACAGATATTCTTTTCCCGATTTCTGAAACAATGAACTGCTCGTACGTAAAGCTTTCCCAatattcctttctctctttcagaTTCTTTAAACTATGTAACTTACTTACTGTTCttgatcttttattttcaggtttgaCGAGCGTTGAGAGGTTGAATTCTTGAAGGACTTGCTGCCTTGATTGATAGACTAGTATGTAGAATATCAACAATAAATGGTTTTATGggcaagatgtttttttaatttctgtaatattttataatcGGTAGTATatctccattttcttttaatatttttggtcaTTTGTGTTCtgggattttttatttcaatttcccTTCACAAATTTCAGCTTGTCTTCAAAGATGAATTCATCAGAGTTTAGATTTTTTGGTGGCATGTAGCTAAATCAATGCCGCGATGAATTCTCATCGGCAGATGGTTGGATATTATTATTCATCAAGATCACACGCACGGCCAGCATGTATATGACCCTATATAACACACATCATCCTGACATGAAGATCTGCGCAATCTGCACAATAagattcaaatcaaattaatattgtgATGGTCAACTACTGTCTGAGAGCCATGGTGGCAAAGTGCTCGTGCAAGTCTTTAAATATTCTTTCAGTATTTCTTTTATGGGATTTCTCTTCTCAAGATCCGACCGGGACACAACATTGGCAGAACTGCCAACTCACCGCAAGATAAACAATTACAAGCTCTAGAGGAGGATGGAATTCCTCTTGTTTCATTCTTCtgctacacacacacacacacacacagagactGATGTTAGCCAGGACAACCATGCATCATCTAATTAAGAGTTGAAATACTACTTCAGCAACTACAATTATCAAAAACGTTAGTTATTAACTAAATGAAATTGTGACTTTAAGACAAACTTAGACTACTATTGGGCAGGCGCTCTCTCTCAAGGAAAGAGAACCCTTCAAAAAACGGCGTATGCCGCTATCTGTGGATGGCACACGGTATTCTTTAGTAAAAGGCGAAGAATAGCTCGGTTTGTGCTCACCACACGGCTGCATGCTTTGAGCTTTACTCATAATTTTATTAGGCAAACGCCCATACTCCAATCTGTTCATCGAAGAAACCATGAATGTACAGTAATTATCATGGGAAAGAACTAGTGAGGAAGAAATGCAAGACCAGTGGAAAGAACTAGTGAGAAAGAAATGCTCAGCAGCCATTCCAAGTCAAATAGACGTCACTGACCTAGGCCATGGACCTTCTTGATCGCCCATTGACCCCGTCCAGGTAAGTATGTTCTGCAGTTTCTCTATGCTTCTTATGTATAGCCTCAgccctttttctcttttagttttagcCGACGTGGGATATGGTTATTTTCACACACGCCAAGTTTCCCTGTATACGGTCCTGTCATCTTCTGGGAAACATTCGTGCAGGGCAACTAATCCACTTTCTTATCTTGTTATTCAATCGTATTGGAATTTTGATCGGATGGTTACATAAATGCACTGGTAGACCATGGAAATTATAACAATCACGCCAGAAAGAGAACACTTCTCCACATTTTTTCAATGGATTGGTTGTGTCACAATTACTGGATTCTGAAGGTTCAGAATGCATAGATACCTGTATTTCTCATCGTATTTCAAAACATGATTGATCCTTCAATGTTTGCACCTGCAGGCTATTCTGTATATTTCTGTTACTTTACATGCTACTTCTATGCAGCACTACTGATTAGATGCTATTGTCTGCTTTGCTACCGGTTACATCTGCAATTTTTGGTTCCTACTCCAAGCTCTAGGTGTTTTTTGCAGATTACTTTTTGCTTCTGATTCAGGCTGTTTCATTTCTCTTAACAGGCTGATATTCAAAGTCAGCGTCTACTTGCTCTTGCAAAGTGTGTTCAATTGCCTTCCAGCTGCGTACTTCTCCTCTCAGTTGTTGCCTTTCGGATATTTTCCTGCTGCCAGCTCCATCGGTTTTAGCTTCTTTCTATGGTCTTGTTGCAGCACGTCATATATTCTCCATCGAGCTGTTTTTTCATAACGCATTCATCTTCTCCTTTAGCAGAAGAAAAGGCCTCCACTGATGCGATGCACGCAGGATGAAATTCAAAGTAGTTAAACGAACTCCTCTAGCATCCATTATATGTGCAACAAAAGTATCAATTCCAAGTCCATCGTTCCAGACCCGAATTTGCTGTCATGTGTTGCATTTTCCCGACAGGCCCGGCTTTCTGCCTGTAAAATACTCTTGATATTAAAGCATACACCCCTATGTTGCAGACagaaaaattatcatcacaGCAGGATACATTTGAATATTCTGAAATTTACAGATCATATCTTAGTGAAGTGCTATTAAAGAGGCAAAGATAAAGAAACCATTGCCACGAAcactattttttaatgataatgaaATGAATATAGATCAGTTATTCAGGTCTCTGACAAAATTGTTTCCTTGCTTCATTGCCATGACACCCTGCATAAGcatatcaatcaaataaaatatatatgcacaCAAGTGGACTGCACCCATATTTTCCCAACacatatatttattattcttgAGTTTCAATATGAAAATGGATTTCGAGGCTCGGAAGTATCAAATagctctcattgatatacaggGTGAGGAGCAACTGGAATCTTGACAGCCTATTGCTTGCATCTAAATTTGACTTGGTGGTGCGTGTACGACGATATAGATCAATCAAACATGGAATGCATTTGTTAATGAATGCACACAAGTGATCATCCTAGCTGGTTTGTGTCTGATTAAGCAGGATCCACTTATTTGCTATACGAGTTCATATTTAATCTAGTTTGTACAGATTAATTATTGAAGTTGATACCCCATTGTAGAGCAGCATGTCGACGAAGCAGGAAGCAACTTTGTCAGAGACTTGTTTTATGTAATCAATTAGCTCCAAGAACTTCATTGTGAGATTAAGATCAGAACATTTCACGTGATGAGATTCCAGCCAAATTATGCATATGGTGTGATGATCATATTCTGTCGACTATTGTTTGTAAATTTATAATCAGTTGAGCTTATTTTATTGGCATTATGCTTCTTCAACTACAACCACGATGAGAGAAAGTCGGTATGGTCAGAAAACTTGCCACATGACAGCAAATGCAAGTCTGGATTCATTGCATTCCCTATTCTATATATAAGAGGCCCAGAGGAGGTTTCTTGAACAACAACTCCGAAGATCAATTgtatcaacatcaacatcagcATCTAAGTTTTTTCTGCTAAAGAATAAGATGGCTACTTCTCATGTTCGCTCTATCAGCTTACCCTCCAGATCTCATCCTCTAAATGTTAGTGTTGAAAATCAATTGGAAAGGTTGAGATCATCACAAACAACTTCCACTTCAGTTTACCACAAATTGAGTGGCCTCAAAGTCTTGTATGAGTGTGTCGATGATTTTCTTCAGTTGCCACTAACCCAACAGACCGTCTCCAACGAACAACACAAAGAAAGGGCAGAAGAGCTGTTGAATGGATCACTGCTCTTGTTGGATGTATGCGGCACAACCAGAGATGTTTTTTCGTCAATGAAGGAATGCTTGCAGCTACTTGAATCATCCctcagaagaagaaaaggtggGGAATCTGGTTTGGCAACTGAAGTTGAAGCTTATATGGTTTCTaggaaacaaattaataaaacaatccGCAAATGCTTCAGAAACTTGAAGAGcgtggaaaagaaaaacacttcaGCAATCGATACACTCGGCATGCTAAGAGACGTTAAAGAAATAAGCCTTGAAATTTTCCAATCTCTCTTGTCCTTGGTTTCTCAGCCAAAGGCAAGATCAAGCTCCCATGGCTGGTCTGTCgtttcaaaattatttcaatccaAACGTGTATCAAGCGAAGACGAAGCCAATGAATTGGAAAAGATAGATGCTGAATTGCTTGCCCTGAAGTCAAGCAAAGACATCAATCCTGTACAAGTGCAAAATGTATTGAAAGGACTCGAGGCATTAGAGTCCAGCACTCAGGAAGCAGAGGAGGAGTTGGAGGGCGTTTACAGAAAGTTGGTGAAAGCCAGAGTCTCCATTCTCAACACTCTCAACCACTAGTTGATGCACTTCTCAAGATGGACAGCTTTGCTTTCACCATCCTTCAGTACAATTTTGTAAAGCAATTTTGCCAGAGTTGTAAATATACAGCATGTACAAGTCTATCAAAATCAATATGAATACAGCAATACAATAACAATGATCTTAATCACATGCTCCATCTCTATTTCAATATCTTGCTTTGAGAATTTATACGTTTGTCCTTCAGAATTTATCTGAAAACTGTTTCAGTTCTTATCTCATCTCGCAGTGGTCATTACTTCCTGAATACAAACACATCTCTTTTACTTACAAAGCACATAAATAAAGTtggatggaaaagaaaagagaaggcaGAGGTTTTATAGCTATTCCCATTCCCTTAAATCAGGAAAAatgtccttttgtttttcttccaaagCATGATCATTGTCAACAGAAACAGATCCGGAAATGTTACGAAAGAAGGTTGAGCAGGCTTAATGACCCGAGTCGGATAACACCATCAGCTAGCATGctgatttaatagttttttagtcTTTCATTTGTTGACTGAAGGCAAGAGCTATTGGATGGTCTATGGTTCCCAAATTATTGAAATCCAGGCGTGTTCCATGTGACGGGCAAGCTGATGCCAACGAAATGGAGAAGATGGATGATGGATTGATTGGTCTAAGTGGAAAGAATTTCAGCCATTTACAGGTGCAAAATAAAGATTctgcccttttctttttaaatgatgaGAGGACCAACAGGATTTCCAACAATTTATAGAAAAGCCATACCAGCCCTGAAAAATCCATGAAACTGAGACAGACAGAAGAGGTGCACATCCCTGTCATGCAAAAACAGTTTTCTATCTCTTTAtctattgtttaaaaataataatagtgaagtgTTCACGTGTCAGAGATAGCTAGAGTATGAACGAGAGGGAAGGCTTTATTTGAGATAAACCAATCCAATTACACTGAGTATTATAGATACAGCTAGCGAATTTGTATGAGAGAAATTGTACAAATGGACAGCTGATAGAAGAAAACATTGCCCACTACGAGGAAGTTACTTGTGTACTAGTGATTGAGAATGTTCAGCAGAGAAACTCTGGTTTTCACTAGTAGTCTGTAGACACATTCCAACTCCTCTTCTGCTTCTTGAATACTCCAATGTAATGCCTCCAAACTTTTCGATACATTTTGGACTTGTGCAGGAGTAATGTCTTGGCATCAACTACACGTTTGGACTTCTTTAGTTTTGAAACAATAGACCAGCTGCCACTCCCCTTTGATTTTGTTGTCAAAGAAATAGAAGATAAGAGGGATGCGAAAACAGCAACACTCATTTCTTCAGCTTCTTTTGTCAGAGCTACCAAGGTGGTGTCTTTGTCCAAGGTTGCTGATATGCCCTTCTTCTCCATTCCCTTCAAGTTTCTATATGACTTCGAGATCTGTAGCTTCAGTTATTTTCTAGAGATCATTTATGCTTCAACGTGACTTGCCAAACCAGattctcctcttttttctcaGAATAGATGATTCAAGCTCCTTTAACCATTGTTTCATCTGTGAAAAAATATACTTTGTTTCTCCACAAGCATCTAACAACCTTAGAGATCAATCCAATACCTCATCTGCCAACTCTTGAAACTGTTCATTTGAGAGAgcttgatgagtgagtggcaaTCGAAGCAAATCATCGACACACTGGGACAAACTTTTGAGGCCACTCAATTTTGGGCAGGTTGATGAGGGTGTTTCTTGTGATGATCTCAATCTTTCCAACTGCAACTTCACACTCTGAGCTAGGGATGGGATTCTGAAGGCAAGCTGATGGAGCGAGCATGATAAGTAGCTTTAGAGGTTCCAATAAAGACATTCATCTTCCACTTTAATTAGCAGAAGAAAGCCTCCACCGATGGGATATAAGTTCGAACTTCAGAGTTGTTCCAGCCAACCCCACTTGCTCCCGTTGCACCCGTTATATACAGAACTCAGAGTAGAGATTCAAAGTCCACTCCTTCCAGGCTTGCTTTGCTGTCATGTGTTGCATTTTACAACAGCAGCCAGCTCTCTATCCTCATCGCTATAGTTCAAGTTATGTACTGCCAATAAGGTAATCCTAATAAATTATCCTCTCTATCCTCATTGCTGTCAAtgatatgcaaaaaaaatcatttattcaaATCTCTGACAAAACTGTTTCCTGCTTCATTGCCATGACACCCTTGACGAGgatatcaatcaaataaaatatatatgcacaCAAGTGGATTGCACCCATGTCTACACACACATATTTATTCTGCTCGAGCTTCCATACATGAGGCTCGGAAATAGCTCCTGTTGATATACTTCTGAGGAGCAACTGGAATCTTGACAGCCTATTATTTGCATCTGAATAATTGACACAGTGGTGCTAGTGATATAGCTCAATAAACCATGAAATGTATTTGTTATGATGCACTTATGTGATAACTACAAGATGGTTGGCAAGTGGtcaagcaagatccacctattTGCTCTACGTGTTCTTCTTTAATCAAGTTTGCACAGGTTAATTATTCAAGCTGAAACCCTGTTGTAGAGCAGCATGTCAAGGAAGCAGGAAACAACTTTGTCAGACTTGTATTATGTTATCAATAATTTGATTACCATAGCATTTTAATATCATCGTTATGAACAGCTCCCAAAACATTATTGCGAGATTGAGATCTGAGCATTTCACATGATGAGATTCCAGCTAAATTATTCATATGGTGTGATGACCATATTTCTGTGTGGGTTACAAGGAGGCATGATAAtattgtttgaaaaattataatcagtTGAGATTATATTATTAGCATTATGCTTCCTGAACTACAACAATGATGAGAGAAAGTTGGTATTGTCAGGAAACTTGCCACATGACAGCGAAAGCAAGTCGGGATGCATGCATTCCTATTGTTATTTcctattctatatataaaaggcCCAGAAGAGGTTTCTTGAACAACAACTCCCAGGATCAATTGTATCAGCATTAGCGACTAGCTTTCTTCTGATAAAGGATTAAGATGGCTACTAGTCATGTTCGCTCGATCAGCTTGCCCTCCAGATCTCATCCTCTGAATGGAAGTGTTGAAGATCAATTGGAGAGGTTGAGATCATCACAAACAACTTCCACTTCTGCTTACCACAAATTGAGTGGCCTCAAAGTTTTGTACGAGTGTGTTGATGATTTTCTTCAACTGCCTCTATCCCAACAAACCCTCTCCAATGAACAACACAAAGAAGGGGCAGAAGAGGTGTTGAATGGATCTTTTCTCTTGTTGGATGTGTGCAGCACCACCAGAGATGCTTTTTCATCAATGAAGGAATGCTTGCAGCAACTTGAATCATCCctcagaagaagaaaaggtggaGAATCTGGCTTGGCAACTGAAGTTGAAGCCTATATGGTTTCTaggaaacaaattaataaaacaatccGCAAATGCTTTAGAAATTTGAAGAGCgtggaaaagaaaaacccttCAGCAGTAGATGCTGTCGGCATGCT is part of the Populus trichocarpa isolate Nisqually-1 chromosome 2, P.trichocarpa_v4.1, whole genome shotgun sequence genome and encodes:
- the LOC7474583 gene encoding non-specific lipid-transfer protein 13, which produces MAAFVRSLVLALMVSRFITIMASDDDPYDAICSPIWGYFPDCAEYLGGLSHHLPKKCCHSIRKLNEIAKKTKKGPKVVCFCIEAFMVPQDFHLKPSRIKKLPKKCHTDILFPISETMNCSFDER
- the LOC18096077 gene encoding uncharacterized protein LOC18096077, whose protein sequence is MATSHVRSISLPSRSHPLNGSVEDQLERLRSSQTTSTSAYHKLSGLKVLYECVDDFLQLPLSQQTLSNEQHKEGAEEVLNGSFLLLDVCSTTRDAFSSMKECLQQLESSLRRRKGGESGLATEVEAYMVSRKQINKTIRKCFRNLKSVEKKNPSAVDAVGMLRDVKEISLEIFQSLLSLASQPKARSSSHGWSVVSKLFQSKSVSCEGEATELEKIDAELLVLKSSKDINPVQVQNVLKGLEALESSFQEAEEELEGVYRKLVKTRVSILNTLSH